Proteins encoded within one genomic window of Thermococcus sp. 21S7:
- a CDS encoding PLP-dependent cysteine synthase family protein, giving the protein MYFAKLEFFNPFSRSIKDRAVFNMLMKALERGDINGTKKLFEATSGNVGISLAALSNVFGIEFRAYLPKPTPRATQILLRVLGAEVVMTDFETIDPAMVRFVGEEARKAGAVNLNQFENDDNFDAHYRFTAREIEEQLRSIGKTPDVIIAGIGTSGHIAGIASYFKERYDTQVIGVVPAKGEKIPGIKRLETRPKWYFQVEIDRVVEITRNGAIEGAIRVARSDGLLIGLSSGAVFRAYAEIAGELGEKTYVLIFPDDGFKYVEVFESYLGIT; this is encoded by the coding sequence ATGTATTTTGCCAAGCTAGAGTTCTTTAACCCGTTCAGCAGGAGCATAAAGGACAGGGCCGTTTTTAACATGCTTATGAAGGCCCTGGAGCGCGGCGACATCAACGGCACGAAAAAGCTTTTTGAGGCCACTTCCGGCAACGTTGGAATTTCTCTGGCGGCTCTGAGCAACGTGTTTGGCATCGAGTTCAGAGCCTACCTGCCGAAGCCAACACCCAGGGCGACGCAGATTCTCCTGAGGGTTCTCGGTGCAGAGGTCGTTATGACGGACTTCGAGACGATAGACCCAGCGATGGTGCGCTTTGTGGGGGAGGAAGCCAGAAAAGCCGGTGCGGTGAACCTCAACCAGTTCGAGAACGACGACAACTTCGACGCCCACTACCGCTTCACCGCCAGGGAGATCGAGGAACAGCTGAGGAGCATAGGGAAAACGCCCGACGTCATAATAGCCGGCATCGGAACTTCCGGACACATAGCCGGCATAGCGAGCTACTTCAAGGAGCGCTACGATACACAGGTTATCGGCGTCGTTCCAGCGAAGGGTGAGAAGATACCCGGCATCAAGAGGCTTGAGACGAGGCCCAAGTGGTACTTCCAGGTTGAGATAGACAGGGTCGTGGAGATAACGAGAAACGGGGCCATCGAAGGAGCCATCCGCGTTGCCAGAAGCGACGGTCTTCTCATAGGTCTAAGCTCCGGTGCCGTTTTCAGGGCCTATGCGGAGATTGCCGGCGAACTCGGCGAGAAGACCTACGTCCTCATCTTCCCGGACGATGGGTTTAAATACGTCGAGGTATTTGAGAGCTATCTGGGGATAACATGA
- a CDS encoding DUF257 family protein, whose translation MRKNLEKTVFEYAETVRPGELVLVEYTSEEPVYLLLYEVLKYARHNGIPYAIVDVLDGLHVMKAQFRFAGLDTSPIDDAPVIKIGGRLDTGSVLATIDERTELPILKRRFMEFLERVEETVGGESFIRIVVGATELLQQLENDPMKREEFFASIIRPMIGNPESRGLVFINRKRVNGSGLREAEEMSTRVLRTRIENGRLVITVVKSIYFDEYRSEVVFESGAIGGGKNDEA comes from the coding sequence GTGAGGAAGAATCTAGAGAAGACCGTTTTTGAGTACGCCGAAACCGTTAGGCCCGGTGAACTGGTTCTCGTGGAGTACACCTCTGAGGAGCCAGTTTACCTGCTCCTTTACGAAGTCCTCAAATACGCAAGGCACAATGGCATTCCCTACGCAATAGTGGATGTGCTCGATGGGCTTCACGTCATGAAGGCCCAGTTCAGGTTCGCCGGCCTCGACACGTCACCCATTGACGATGCCCCAGTGATAAAAATAGGGGGGCGGCTGGACACGGGCAGCGTTCTTGCAACGATCGACGAGAGAACGGAACTTCCGATACTGAAGAGGCGCTTCATGGAGTTCCTTGAGAGAGTCGAGGAGACTGTGGGCGGAGAGTCATTCATCAGGATTGTAGTCGGCGCCACAGAACTCCTCCAGCAGCTGGAGAACGACCCGATGAAGCGCGAAGAGTTCTTTGCCAGCATCATACGGCCGATGATTGGAAACCCCGAAAGCAGAGGACTGGTCTTCATAAACAGGAAGCGCGTGAATGGGTCGGGTCTTAGAGAGGCGGAGGAAATGTCCACCCGCGTTCTCAGGACCCGCATTGAGAACGGAAGGCTTGTGATAACGGTCGTTAAGTCGATTTACTTCGATGAATACCGCTCCGAAGTGGTGTTTGAATCCGGCGCGATTGGGGGTGGGAAAAATGATGAAGCATAA
- a CDS encoding DUF257 family protein, with translation MMKHKTVEDVVDTMKRLQPGEVIIAEYDSLAPVHLAASVPLSVPLLDADDERHLIVNDIFDQFHVIKAHLSITGIDTGWMDEIPVIKFGGVLHTGNVIKRISVLKAASVWHREYVEALETFPGLKIIVILGLEKLLTVKTDIPSSSICRMCMASAMGSEDMIMVAFVNRDMLPESVREDIRELASRVFEFSFRNGRLVLRVVKSPTLERYGSEFSVNAGELVEYLHRRSGRR, from the coding sequence ATGATGAAGCATAAAACGGTGGAGGACGTCGTTGATACCATGAAGCGTCTCCAGCCCGGGGAAGTCATCATAGCGGAGTACGATTCCCTCGCCCCGGTTCACCTTGCTGCGTCCGTGCCCCTCTCCGTACCCCTCCTTGACGCCGACGATGAAAGGCACCTCATAGTCAACGATATATTTGACCAGTTCCACGTTATAAAGGCCCACCTCTCGATAACAGGGATTGACACAGGATGGATGGACGAGATACCCGTGATTAAGTTCGGCGGCGTTCTCCACACAGGGAACGTAATCAAGAGGATAAGCGTGCTCAAGGCCGCCTCGGTGTGGCATCGAGAGTACGTGGAAGCCTTGGAGACATTCCCCGGGCTGAAAATTATAGTGATACTGGGGCTTGAGAAACTCCTGACCGTTAAGACCGACATTCCGTCATCCTCCATCTGCCGCATGTGCATGGCCTCCGCCATGGGCTCGGAAGACATGATTATGGTGGCGTTCGTCAACAGGGATATGCTCCCCGAGAGCGTTCGGGAGGACATCAGGGAGCTGGCCAGCAGGGTTTTTGAGTTCAGCTTCCGGAACGGCAGGCTCGTGCTCCGCGTGGTTAAGTCGCCCACCCTTGAGCGTTACGGCTCCGAGTTCTCGGTAAACGCCGGTGAACTCGTGGAATACCTCCACAGGAGGAGCGGGCGTAGATAG
- a CDS encoding MFS transporter — translation MRTDSKAPYLILLAGFFAILGSTMSKSPTLPLYAQGIGLGKAEIGLVAAASTVTGVFINFASGLLSDVYGRTRLLKMSGFVFLSAPLLYFLAGDALTLALVRVYYGVATAIFVPVSFALVSDLYPDRKGTFMGFLSSSTLVGRALAPVLAGSIIYFLGFSVVFILCSLTGLVVFALTFRFPETGGELKRFELTFSMELLLIGLLDAAVYMAYQGIETFLPLFYYLQDKAWLSGLILTVEIAIMAVVKPYAGYLSDRIGRTKPIVVGMSMVGLAMFMLALSDSLPLVVLGAVVFSVGASISEASTKPLATEVSKLRGTALGFLESVKDIGQALGPVLIGFLGFRTGFLFVGVFGLGALAVFLLRAKSGFSQGINR, via the coding sequence GTGAGAACCGACTCCAAGGCCCCCTATCTCATTCTTCTCGCCGGCTTCTTCGCGATACTTGGCTCAACGATGAGCAAGTCCCCCACGCTTCCCCTCTACGCCCAGGGCATAGGGCTCGGAAAGGCGGAAATCGGCCTTGTCGCTGCCGCCTCGACGGTGACGGGCGTCTTCATAAACTTTGCCTCGGGCCTTCTCAGCGACGTTTACGGGAGGACGAGGCTCCTCAAGATGAGCGGCTTCGTTTTTCTCAGTGCGCCACTGCTGTACTTTCTCGCGGGCGACGCTTTAACCCTCGCCCTCGTCAGGGTTTACTACGGCGTTGCGACGGCCATCTTCGTCCCGGTGTCTTTCGCCCTGGTCAGCGATCTCTATCCGGACAGGAAGGGCACTTTCATGGGTTTCCTAAGCTCATCAACCCTCGTCGGCCGCGCCCTTGCTCCTGTCCTCGCAGGAAGCATCATATACTTCCTTGGATTTTCCGTGGTCTTCATCCTCTGTTCGCTGACTGGGCTTGTGGTTTTTGCCCTCACCTTCAGGTTCCCCGAGACGGGGGGTGAGCTCAAGAGGTTCGAGTTGACCTTTAGTATGGAGCTCCTCCTGATCGGCCTCCTGGACGCAGCCGTGTACATGGCCTACCAGGGTATAGAAACCTTCCTGCCCCTCTTCTACTACCTTCAGGACAAGGCCTGGCTCTCCGGGCTGATACTGACGGTGGAAATCGCCATAATGGCAGTCGTTAAGCCCTACGCGGGCTATCTCAGCGACAGGATTGGCAGGACGAAGCCGATAGTGGTAGGCATGAGCATGGTGGGCCTGGCGATGTTCATGCTTGCCCTTTCGGATTCCCTTCCGCTGGTGGTTCTGGGTGCGGTGGTCTTTTCGGTGGGCGCCTCGATAAGCGAGGCCTCAACGAAGCCCCTGGCCACGGAAGTCTCGAAGCTCCGTGGAACGGCATTAGGCTTTTTGGAGAGTGTGAAGGACATCGGCCAGGCGCTGGGGCCGGTTTTGATAGGATTCCTCGGGTTTAGAACCGGATTCCTCTTCGTGGGTGTGTTTGGGTTGGGGGCACTGGCGGTTTTTCTCCTGCGGGCCAAGAGCGGTTTCTCGCAGGGAATCAACCGCTGA
- a CDS encoding acetate--CoA ligase family protein, with the protein MKEEALKVIEEVLKSGRTSLVEYEAKQVLKAYGLPVPEEKLAKTLDEALKYAEEIGYPVAMKLMSPQILHKSDAKVVLLNIKTPEELKEKWELIHENARKYRPDAEILGVLIAPMLKVGREIIIGVTEDPQFGHALMFGLGGIFVEVLKDVTFRIVPITERDARKMIREIKSYPILAGARGEEPADIDAIVNLLLKVSELVDDLDEYIKEMDLNPVFVYEKGKGAVVVDARIILKG; encoded by the coding sequence ATGAAGGAGGAAGCCCTTAAAGTTATTGAAGAGGTTTTGAAGTCCGGAAGGACTTCGCTCGTTGAGTACGAGGCAAAGCAGGTTCTCAAAGCCTACGGCCTCCCGGTTCCGGAGGAAAAGCTTGCCAAGACCCTCGATGAAGCACTCAAGTACGCCGAGGAAATCGGCTATCCAGTCGCCATGAAGCTGATGTCCCCGCAGATTCTCCACAAGAGCGACGCCAAGGTCGTCCTTCTCAACATCAAGACCCCAGAGGAGCTGAAGGAGAAGTGGGAGCTCATCCACGAGAACGCACGCAAATACCGCCCGGACGCCGAAATCCTGGGTGTTCTCATAGCCCCGATGCTCAAGGTCGGAAGGGAAATCATCATCGGCGTCACCGAAGACCCGCAGTTCGGCCACGCACTCATGTTCGGTCTCGGCGGAATCTTCGTCGAGGTTCTCAAGGACGTCACCTTCCGCATAGTGCCCATAACCGAGCGCGACGCCAGGAAGATGATTCGGGAGATAAAGAGCTACCCGATTCTTGCCGGAGCGCGCGGAGAGGAGCCCGCTGATATAGACGCAATAGTCAACCTCCTCCTCAAGGTCAGCGAGCTCGTGGACGACCTCGACGAGTACATCAAGGAGATGGACCTCAACCCCGTCTTCGTCTACGAGAAGGGCAAGGGTGCCGTCGTCGTCGACGCCAGGATAATCCTGAAGGGCTGA
- a CDS encoding CoA-binding protein, whose amino-acid sequence MVEKIVTEMRPFFDPKAVAIIGATNKKGKVGNVIFENFRMNKERGVFKGNIYPVNPKLDEIEGYKVYKSVEELPEDTDLAVISIPAPFVPDTMRQIAKKGIKSVIIITGGFGELGEEGKKLEREILEIARENGIRVIGPNCVGVYVPDTGVDTVFLPESKMDRPKSGPIAFVSQSGAFAAAMLDWAAGAGIGIGKMVSYGNKLDVDDADLMDYFIHDDEINVVTFYIEGVKDGRKFIEAAKRITKVKPVIALKSGRSEYGAKAASSHTGSLAGADTIYDAVFKQTGVIRAEDFEHMFDLAKAFARLKDKLPKGDRIGIITDGGGAGVMASDAVAKFGLKMADLSEETLKYLKENFPPHAVAGNPTDVVGDTDAERYRIAIEGFVNDPNVDAILVIVLFQVPLLEEEKIIDILAEYQKKSNKPIVAVAMGGKKTDHYARILEDRGVPVYPTPERGVRALAGLVKYAEYLRRGA is encoded by the coding sequence ATGGTGGAAAAGATAGTTACGGAAATGAGGCCCTTCTTCGACCCGAAGGCGGTCGCTATCATCGGTGCAACCAACAAGAAGGGTAAGGTTGGAAACGTCATCTTTGAGAACTTCAGGATGAACAAGGAGCGCGGGGTCTTCAAGGGCAACATATACCCCGTGAACCCCAAGCTCGATGAGATAGAGGGCTACAAGGTCTACAAGAGCGTCGAGGAGCTTCCGGAGGACACCGACCTGGCGGTCATATCGATTCCCGCCCCGTTCGTCCCCGATACGATGAGGCAGATAGCCAAGAAGGGAATAAAGTCCGTCATCATCATCACCGGCGGATTCGGTGAGCTCGGTGAGGAAGGAAAGAAGCTGGAGCGCGAGATCCTTGAGATAGCCAGGGAGAACGGAATAAGGGTCATCGGCCCGAACTGCGTCGGCGTCTACGTCCCGGACACCGGCGTTGACACCGTCTTCCTGCCGGAGAGCAAGATGGACAGGCCGAAGAGCGGGCCGATAGCCTTCGTCAGCCAGAGCGGAGCTTTCGCGGCAGCTATGCTCGACTGGGCCGCTGGAGCAGGCATAGGAATCGGGAAGATGGTCAGCTACGGCAACAAGCTCGACGTTGATGATGCAGACCTTATGGACTACTTCATCCACGATGACGAAATCAACGTGGTCACCTTCTACATCGAGGGCGTCAAGGACGGCAGGAAGTTCATAGAGGCCGCCAAGCGCATTACGAAAGTCAAGCCGGTCATAGCCCTCAAGAGCGGGAGGAGCGAGTACGGTGCCAAGGCCGCCTCTTCCCACACCGGCTCGCTCGCAGGTGCCGACACGATTTACGATGCCGTCTTCAAGCAGACAGGGGTTATCCGCGCCGAGGACTTTGAGCACATGTTTGACCTGGCAAAGGCCTTTGCCCGGCTCAAGGACAAGCTCCCGAAGGGTGACAGGATAGGGATAATCACCGACGGCGGTGGAGCGGGCGTTATGGCCAGCGATGCCGTCGCCAAGTTCGGCCTCAAGATGGCAGACCTGAGCGAGGAGACCCTCAAGTACCTGAAGGAGAACTTCCCGCCGCACGCGGTGGCAGGAAACCCGACCGACGTCGTTGGCGACACCGACGCCGAGCGCTATAGGATAGCCATCGAGGGCTTCGTGAACGACCCCAACGTTGACGCTATCCTCGTCATAGTCCTCTTCCAGGTCCCGCTCCTCGAAGAGGAGAAGATAATCGACATCCTCGCGGAGTACCAGAAGAAGAGCAACAAGCCAATCGTTGCCGTTGCAATGGGCGGTAAGAAGACCGACCACTACGCCAGAATCCTTGAGGACAGGGGAGTTCCCGTTTACCCGACCCCCGAAAGGGGTGTCCGCGCCCTGGCGGGCCTTGTTAAGTACGCTGAATACCTCAGGAGGGGGGCCTGA
- a CDS encoding sugar phosphate isomerase/epimerase family protein has protein sequence MIGLSMTAYSGRDLSGLEEWVQKARRMGFDFIEILSEWPHYLTKDNYRVFAEVLDGWGMKRTVHAPFSDVNIGSFNDRLRRTSLEIIHETIELAAELDALSVTIHPGHCSPVSMKNRGKYLEIHRESLRRISEWGFEYGVKVGVENMPRFVILDAQTCERLCEILGDVEIGVTFDVGHLNTTTGEFERFLEVLGDRIVHVHLHDNRGEKDEHLALGDGTVPWVRVLPKLPKVTRTLEVGDIESARRSLGFLKSLH, from the coding sequence ATGATAGGCCTCTCCATGACTGCATATTCCGGAAGGGACCTCTCCGGGCTGGAGGAATGGGTTCAGAAAGCGAGAAGGATGGGCTTTGATTTCATCGAGATTCTGAGCGAATGGCCCCACTACCTGACGAAGGACAACTACCGCGTCTTTGCGGAGGTCCTTGACGGCTGGGGCATGAAGAGAACCGTCCATGCGCCGTTCAGCGACGTCAACATAGGCTCCTTCAACGACAGGCTGAGGAGAACGTCTCTGGAGATAATCCATGAGACCATCGAACTGGCGGCCGAACTCGATGCGCTCTCGGTCACGATACACCCCGGCCACTGCTCGCCGGTCAGCATGAAGAACCGGGGGAAGTACCTGGAGATACACAGGGAATCCCTGAGAAGAATCTCTGAATGGGGGTTCGAGTACGGGGTTAAGGTCGGCGTCGAGAACATGCCGCGCTTCGTAATCCTCGACGCCCAGACGTGCGAGAGGCTGTGCGAGATACTCGGTGACGTCGAGATAGGGGTGACTTTCGACGTTGGACACCTGAACACGACAACCGGAGAGTTCGAGCGCTTCCTGGAGGTTCTCGGGGACAGGATAGTTCACGTTCACCTCCACGACAACCGGGGCGAGAAGGATGAGCACCTCGCCCTGGGCGACGGCACGGTTCCGTGGGTCAGGGTGCTGCCAAAGCTCCCGAAGGTGACGCGGACCCTCGAAGTTGGCGACATCGAATCTGCCAGGAGAAGCCTCGGATTTTTGAAAAGCCTTCATTAA
- a CDS encoding magnesium transporter, which translates to MAVIGGEVRKELRGKVREAYRVTLPSLFTSQVFGLFGGTFLGKYFETIRTQFPGLLVVLPGIMGLRGNVFGSMASRFSTMLYLGDLEPSMRDKKVLKEIVLRMLISLIPIVMLWAIGVATGVRKNAFDVLLIVVTSTILVSFILGYFTSFVTIFSFRRGTDPDSVAAPLVASMGDFLTVPSLVLFILLIERSPEGFRLFNYAVLALFAVVTAVSRVRKAEFVELKQVFITITGLALLSTISGSILARFSGIIQASVILSFIYPSLLSSFGNYGSIIAAKTSTKLHLGEIESFICWKPLTDILALFTTAPVIGTTKLLIGIALVKLTTGMAVPGSAWIIVLTYPFMVLFIMLYSYTVSYFLFQKNIDPDHVAIPLISNNSDIFGTIYVVLMAKLMVGG; encoded by the coding sequence ATGGCAGTGATCGGCGGAGAGGTCAGGAAGGAGCTGAGGGGAAAGGTCAGGGAAGCCTACAGGGTTACGCTGCCGTCCCTGTTCACCTCGCAGGTGTTCGGCCTATTCGGCGGTACGTTTCTGGGTAAATACTTTGAGACGATAAGAACCCAGTTCCCGGGCCTCCTTGTGGTTCTGCCGGGCATAATGGGCCTCCGCGGGAACGTTTTCGGCTCGATGGCATCGCGCTTCTCCACGATGCTCTACCTCGGTGATCTCGAACCCTCGATGAGGGATAAGAAGGTTCTCAAGGAGATAGTTCTCAGAATGCTCATCTCGCTCATCCCGATAGTCATGCTGTGGGCCATAGGCGTCGCCACCGGTGTCCGGAAGAACGCCTTTGACGTCCTCCTCATAGTCGTCACCTCGACGATACTCGTGTCCTTCATCCTCGGCTACTTCACCTCCTTCGTCACGATATTCTCCTTCAGGCGCGGCACCGACCCGGACAGCGTTGCGGCCCCGCTGGTCGCCTCCATGGGCGACTTCCTTACCGTCCCCTCATTGGTGCTGTTCATTCTCCTCATAGAGCGCTCACCGGAGGGATTCAGGCTCTTCAACTACGCGGTGCTTGCCCTCTTTGCGGTCGTGACGGCCGTAAGCCGGGTCAGGAAGGCGGAGTTCGTTGAGCTCAAGCAGGTCTTCATAACGATAACCGGGCTGGCGCTCCTCTCGACGATATCCGGTTCGATACTCGCGAGGTTCAGCGGGATAATCCAGGCGTCGGTCATACTGAGCTTCATCTATCCCTCGCTCCTCAGCAGCTTCGGAAACTACGGCTCCATAATAGCCGCGAAAACCTCGACGAAGCTCCACCTCGGTGAGATAGAGAGCTTCATCTGCTGGAAGCCCCTCACAGACATCCTGGCGCTATTCACGACGGCGCCGGTCATCGGGACGACGAAGCTCCTCATAGGCATCGCCCTTGTGAAGCTGACGACAGGGATGGCGGTTCCGGGCTCCGCCTGGATAATAGTCCTCACGTACCCGTTTATGGTTCTCTTCATCATGCTCTACTCCTACACGGTCTCCTACTTCCTCTTCCAGAAGAACATAGACCCCGACCACGTGGCGATACCGCTCATCTCGAACAACAGCGACATATTCGGCACGATTTACGTCGTGCTCATGGCCAAACTGATGGTGGGTGGTTGA
- a CDS encoding potassium channel family protein, translating to MEEWDEIEVPRNVKDIFVEMKNTAELMVDLAYSSILFNEEEMAEEVLELEEYLDLLNYHLMVHAVLAARSPKEAEQITSILHMAHAIDDMSNAAADLAKMVLEGVELHPVITEAILGSEEIIGKIYVSANSILVGKTLEELDVATNTGVWIVAVRRGKRWIFDPDGDFKIFPGDILIGRGTNTSIDYLKEIARGNIKVMGNE from the coding sequence GTGGAAGAGTGGGACGAAATCGAGGTTCCGAGGAACGTTAAGGACATCTTCGTTGAGATGAAGAACACCGCAGAGCTGATGGTTGATCTGGCCTACTCCTCGATACTCTTCAACGAGGAGGAGATGGCCGAAGAGGTGCTCGAACTTGAGGAGTACCTCGACCTGCTCAACTACCACCTGATGGTTCACGCGGTTCTGGCAGCGAGAAGCCCCAAGGAGGCGGAGCAGATAACGTCCATCCTTCACATGGCGCACGCCATAGACGACATGTCCAACGCAGCGGCAGATTTGGCAAAGATGGTTCTGGAGGGGGTCGAACTCCACCCGGTCATAACGGAGGCGATACTGGGCAGCGAGGAAATAATAGGCAAAATCTACGTCTCGGCAAACTCGATACTCGTGGGTAAAACCCTGGAGGAGCTGGACGTGGCCACGAACACCGGCGTCTGGATAGTGGCCGTCAGGAGAGGCAAGCGCTGGATTTTCGACCCCGACGGGGACTTCAAGATATTTCCCGGGGACATACTCATAGGGAGGGGCACGAATACTTCCATAGATTACCTCAAGGAGATAGCCCGGGGCAACATCAAGGTGATGGGCAATGAATGA
- a CDS encoding potassium channel family protein: MNELEEIRNCLIEMKDLSSLMVDLAFSSVMYNSEDIAEEVYLLEERMDELTLKVKKLALMLAKKEDDPLKLLSVIDMAEINEQISDAAYKISDLVLRDVEPHPIIRRIMEDTEEELGRVTVHGGSVLHGKTLEQLKLPSKIGTRILAIKRGSRYIYNPGRNDVIMEGDVLIAVGSDLDRLRKLAGEEVEEEE, encoded by the coding sequence ATGAATGAGCTTGAGGAGATTAGGAACTGCCTCATAGAGATGAAGGACCTGTCCTCCCTGATGGTGGACCTGGCGTTCTCCTCCGTCATGTACAACAGCGAGGACATAGCGGAGGAGGTCTACCTCCTCGAAGAGCGCATGGACGAGCTGACGCTCAAGGTCAAGAAGCTGGCCCTCATGCTGGCCAAGAAGGAAGACGACCCCCTCAAGCTCCTCAGCGTTATAGACATGGCCGAGATAAACGAGCAGATAAGCGATGCCGCCTACAAGATTTCCGACCTCGTGCTGAGGGACGTTGAGCCCCACCCGATAATCAGGCGGATAATGGAGGACACAGAGGAGGAGCTCGGCAGGGTGACGGTTCACGGGGGCTCCGTTCTCCACGGCAAGACCCTTGAACAGCTCAAGCTTCCGAGCAAGATAGGCACGAGGATACTGGCAATAAAGCGCGGGAGCAGGTACATATACAACCCCGGAAGGAACGACGTCATCATGGAGGGGGACGTTCTCATTGCGGTTGGCTCCGACCTCGACAGGCTGAGGAAGCTCGCCGGTGAGGAAGTGGAAGAGGAGGAGTGA
- the nth gene encoding endonuclease III codes for MGKTKSGSLSLEKFTFDESWEEKRNRAEKIVEILMETHPRENLLIGDPYRTLIHCIISQRMRDEVTYKVWERLFERYGDIRRIASTPVEEMQEFLRKNGVGLWKTKGEWIVKASRIILEKYGGKVPDDLRELMTLPGIGRKCANIVLAYGFGRQAIPVDTHVNRISKRLGLAPPRASPEKVEQYLAELIPYEKWIYVNHAMVDHGKRICNPIRPKCNECPLRGLCPYAKGLVMDEDIR; via the coding sequence ATGGGGAAAACAAAATCAGGATCGTTAAGCCTTGAAAAGTTCACCTTCGATGAAAGCTGGGAGGAGAAGAGAAATCGTGCGGAAAAAATCGTCGAGATTCTGATGGAAACTCATCCGAGGGAGAATCTCCTCATCGGTGACCCGTACAGAACGCTGATACACTGCATAATCTCGCAGCGCATGAGGGACGAGGTAACCTACAAGGTCTGGGAGAGGCTGTTTGAGAGATACGGAGACATCCGCAGGATAGCCAGCACGCCGGTCGAAGAGATGCAGGAGTTTCTGAGAAAGAACGGAGTCGGCCTCTGGAAGACCAAGGGCGAGTGGATAGTGAAGGCCTCACGGATAATCCTCGAAAAGTACGGCGGAAAGGTTCCGGACGACCTTAGGGAGCTGATGACTCTCCCAGGAATCGGAAGGAAGTGCGCCAACATCGTCCTGGCCTACGGCTTTGGCAGGCAGGCGATTCCGGTTGATACTCACGTGAACAGGATAAGCAAGCGCCTCGGCCTGGCTCCACCGAGGGCTTCTCCGGAAAAGGTCGAGCAGTACCTTGCGGAGCTGATTCCCTACGAGAAGTGGATTTACGTCAACCACGCGATGGTTGACCACGGAAAGAGGATATGCAACCCTATAAGGCCGAAATGCAACGAGTGCCCGCTGAGGGGGCTCTGCCCCTACGCAAAAGGGCTCGTCATGGACGAGGATATACGGTAG
- a CDS encoding ATPase, which yields MRAVLKPLFEAELPADFSDVIKGKLIGEELRTGEEIEVELLGKSLRFKVVLAEPSPLKVNRSTRIEFSRGEVEVVDFEFDEPVREVIPFESGFVITLEKKVLILNPNGQKIYSDEFDDLKAVRVSKNSVVIIYGENKIRIVKP from the coding sequence ATGCGGGCCGTTCTAAAGCCCCTCTTCGAGGCCGAACTGCCGGCGGATTTCAGCGATGTCATAAAGGGCAAGCTCATCGGGGAGGAACTCAGAACTGGAGAGGAAATCGAAGTTGAGCTTCTCGGAAAGTCCCTCCGCTTCAAGGTCGTCCTGGCGGAGCCCTCGCCGCTAAAAGTGAACAGGAGCACTAGGATAGAGTTCTCGCGGGGCGAGGTTGAGGTCGTTGATTTTGAGTTCGATGAACCCGTGAGGGAGGTAATCCCCTTCGAGAGCGGGTTCGTCATAACCCTGGAGAAAAAGGTTCTGATTCTGAACCCGAACGGGCAAAAGATTTATAGCGATGAGTTCGATGACCTAAAGGCAGTTAGGGTCTCCAAAAACTCGGTGGTGATAATCTATGGGGAAAACAAAATCAGGATCGTTAAGCCTTGA
- a CDS encoding PadR family transcriptional regulator codes for MERPSFKGYMKILVLDLLREPRHGYGIMSELERLYGIKLSAGTVYPILSALKRNGLIEVADTGSRDRKTYRITEKGKRYLEEHEEELREIQAKMRAYRAFLEMGGDELRAAFKELFESVDELTDEQRERIRELFTGCARELRLILLGGGLYERD; via the coding sequence TTGGAGCGTCCGAGCTTCAAGGGTTACATGAAGATACTCGTGCTGGATCTCCTCAGGGAGCCAAGGCACGGGTACGGGATAATGTCCGAGCTGGAGAGACTCTACGGAATAAAGCTGAGTGCCGGCACCGTTTACCCTATACTCTCCGCACTAAAGAGAAACGGACTAATTGAAGTTGCCGACACGGGAAGCAGGGACAGAAAAACATACAGAATAACCGAAAAGGGCAAGAGGTATCTGGAGGAGCATGAGGAGGAACTCCGGGAGATACAGGCAAAAATGCGCGCCTACCGGGCCTTTCTTGAGATGGGAGGCGATGAGCTGAGGGCGGCCTTCAAGGAGCTCTTTGAGTCCGTGGACGAACTGACTGACGAGCAGAGGGAGAGGATTCGGGAACTCTTCACTGGCTGTGCGAGGGAACTCAGGTTGATTCTACTTGGAGGTGGGCTGTATGAACGCGATTGA